From Eleftheria terrae, the proteins below share one genomic window:
- a CDS encoding helix-turn-helix transcriptional regulator has product MSDTIFAPARADPPAESTPRPVPYGSALPRTSLAADTRWLAAALDEIDYGALILDEQAHTLHLNRMARFELQREDPLLLVGGQLHTRRCVDAAVLYSALRTASARGLRKLLALGDADHRLNVSVVPLGTLEPEGPRPILLLLGKREVCTELSIQGYAGSHGLTSTESRVLTALSAGTRPDEIARLLGVAIATIRSHIASVRTKTATDSIGTLMRQLAVLPPLMGVLPAMWRSGAAGGASASHGPGREEAQPWTAMWAGNERRASR; this is encoded by the coding sequence ATGTCCGACACGATCTTTGCCCCCGCCCGGGCCGACCCGCCGGCCGAATCCACGCCCCGGCCGGTGCCCTACGGCAGCGCACTGCCCCGCACCTCGCTGGCGGCCGACACCCGCTGGCTGGCCGCCGCGCTGGACGAGATCGACTACGGCGCACTGATCCTCGACGAGCAGGCCCATACCCTGCACCTGAACCGCATGGCGCGCTTCGAGCTGCAGCGAGAAGACCCGCTGCTGCTGGTCGGCGGGCAGCTGCACACGCGGCGCTGCGTCGATGCGGCGGTGCTGTACTCGGCCTTGCGCACCGCGTCCGCTCGCGGCCTGCGCAAGCTGCTGGCCCTCGGTGACGCCGACCACCGGCTCAACGTATCCGTCGTGCCGCTCGGCACGCTGGAGCCGGAGGGCCCACGGCCGATCCTGCTGCTGCTCGGCAAGCGCGAGGTGTGCACCGAGCTGTCGATCCAGGGCTATGCCGGCAGCCACGGCCTCACTTCCACCGAAAGCCGGGTGCTGACCGCGCTGTCCGCCGGCACCCGGCCCGACGAGATCGCGCGGCTGCTGGGGGTGGCCATCGCCACCATCCGCTCGCACATCGCCAGCGTGCGCACCAAGACCGCCACCGACAGCATCGGCACCCTGATGCGCCAGCTCGCGGTGCTGCCCCCGCTGATGGGCGTGCTGCCGGCCATGTGGCGCTCAGGCGCCGCGGGCGGCGCCTCCGCCAGCCACGGTCCGGGCCGCGAGGAAGCGCAGCCCTGGACCGCGATGTGGGCCGGCAACGAGCGCCGCGCCTCCCGCTGA
- a CDS encoding PEP/pyruvate-binding domain-containing protein, which translates to MIFTPRTLGLLLLAAAPLLAQAQTDEKPSNFLAARRGGAMQPAAPQAARQGPAFLDRLDSRSDFDRLARIHGDGSAQATPHLIFAIDRSAGDRVYYIHSVRFPFHEDFLRAQHLVANLDHATLLGFYQKPNRRFVLGTLSLHPALGRWVYEFWDGDQATADHVALADRRLRDTFFAPLAFKANSTLHEASARQAGIAAITQQQLVSQRDYLPLNQGRAVGRLRLIDNLEGDTQDDIEPYDIVVLREVPLSLPPVAGVITVQPSTALSHVNLLAKGWGIPNAYVRDAYEALARHDGRWVRFEAGRDSYQLEATERPARLPTRKTAALIAKPDLSRSAPIPLVALKATDTSACGGKAARLGVLERLRLAGRLPGVAPVPDGFCLPFAQHAAFMAQPQAQALIRQALATERFDRSSRVRRQVLQQLRADLVELPLPAGLEEQWLQRWREQLAGSGVFVRSSSNSEDLANFSGAGLYSTVPNVRQAQDLSRAVKTVWASVFNAEAFEARRAAGLAHDQVRMAVFVQRAIDSRLSGVMITRDPFDAERNDSIYISAKRGIGIRVVEGRRIAEQSLYNSRNGAVQRFSRSAEDTELRLDEQGGVKEVPVERHAPVLSDADVRRLARIGQQVKRGLGKAEQDIEWAIDGEGRVVLLQARPYVQRSNL; encoded by the coding sequence ATGATCTTCACCCCAAGAACCCTCGGCCTGCTGCTGCTGGCAGCCGCCCCGCTGCTGGCGCAGGCCCAGACCGACGAGAAACCGTCCAACTTCCTCGCCGCACGCCGCGGTGGCGCCATGCAGCCGGCAGCGCCACAGGCGGCCCGCCAGGGCCCGGCCTTCCTGGACCGCCTGGACAGCCGCAGCGACTTCGACCGCCTGGCCCGCATCCATGGTGACGGCAGCGCCCAGGCCACGCCCCACCTGATCTTCGCGATCGACCGCAGCGCCGGCGATCGGGTCTACTACATCCACAGCGTCCGCTTCCCCTTCCACGAGGACTTCCTGCGGGCGCAGCACCTGGTGGCCAACCTGGACCACGCCACCCTGCTCGGCTTCTACCAGAAGCCCAACCGGCGCTTCGTGCTGGGCACGCTGAGCCTGCACCCGGCGCTGGGCCGCTGGGTCTACGAATTCTGGGATGGCGACCAGGCCACGGCCGACCATGTGGCGCTGGCCGACCGACGGCTGCGCGACACCTTCTTCGCCCCGCTGGCCTTCAAGGCCAACTCCACGCTGCACGAGGCGTCGGCGCGGCAGGCCGGCATCGCGGCCATCACGCAGCAGCAGCTGGTGTCGCAGCGCGACTACCTGCCGCTCAACCAGGGACGCGCGGTGGGCCGGCTGCGCCTCATCGACAACCTGGAAGGCGACACGCAGGACGACATCGAGCCCTACGACATCGTGGTGCTGCGCGAGGTGCCGCTGTCGCTGCCGCCGGTGGCTGGCGTCATCACCGTGCAGCCGTCCACCGCGCTGTCGCATGTGAACCTGCTGGCCAAGGGCTGGGGCATTCCCAATGCCTATGTGCGGGATGCCTACGAGGCGCTGGCACGGCATGACGGGCGCTGGGTGCGCTTTGAAGCCGGCCGCGACAGCTATCAACTGGAGGCCACCGAGCGGCCCGCCCGGCTGCCCACACGCAAGACCGCCGCCCTCATTGCCAAGCCCGACCTCTCCCGGTCGGCGCCGATCCCGCTGGTGGCACTGAAGGCCACCGACACCTCGGCCTGTGGCGGCAAGGCGGCCCGCCTCGGCGTGCTGGAGCGGCTGCGCCTGGCCGGCCGCTTGCCCGGGGTGGCGCCGGTGCCGGACGGCTTCTGCCTGCCGTTCGCGCAGCATGCCGCCTTCATGGCCCAGCCGCAGGCCCAGGCGCTGATCCGCCAGGCGCTGGCCACCGAGCGCTTCGACCGCAGCAGCCGGGTGCGCCGGCAGGTCCTGCAGCAGCTGCGAGCCGACCTGGTCGAGCTGCCGCTGCCGGCCGGCCTCGAAGAACAATGGCTGCAGCGCTGGCGCGAGCAACTCGCGGGCAGCGGCGTCTTCGTGCGCAGCTCCTCCAACTCGGAAGACCTGGCCAACTTCAGTGGCGCCGGGCTCTACAGCACGGTGCCCAATGTGCGCCAGGCGCAGGACCTGTCGCGGGCCGTCAAGACGGTCTGGGCATCGGTCTTCAACGCCGAGGCCTTCGAGGCCCGTCGCGCCGCCGGGCTGGCCCACGACCAGGTCCGCATGGCGGTGTTCGTGCAACGGGCCATCGACTCCCGCTTGTCCGGCGTGATGATCACCCGCGACCCCTTCGACGCCGAGCGCAACGACAGCATCTACATCTCCGCCAAGCGCGGCATCGGCATCCGGGTGGTCGAAGGCCGGCGCATTGCCGAGCAATCGCTCTACAACAGCCGCAACGGTGCAGTGCAGCGCTTTTCGCGCTCGGCCGAGGACACCGAACTGCGGCTGGACGAGCAAGGCGGCGTCAAGGAGGTGCCGGTGGAGCGCCACGCACCGGTGCTGTCGGATGCCGATGTGCGCCGCCTCGCCAGGATCGGGCAACAGGTCAAGCGCGGCCTGGGCAAGGCCGAGCAGGACATCGAATGGGCCATCGACGGCGAAGGCCGCGTCGTGCTGCTGCAGGCGCGGCCCTACGTGCAGCGCTCCAACCTGTGA
- a CDS encoding FecR domain-containing protein — protein MVRHVVTVITAWAGGSGVLGRFGRIAVLALAGPAGAALACEPPGGRLTSVEGVVEIRPAQTDRWRPATLNERLCPGDTVAVRARSRAAIVLANDVLLRLDQHSVLTLTAVAADQPSELGLLRGALHVLTRFAKRFGVATPYLNAMVEGTEFTVAVDNGTARVSVAEGRVQAHNAAGRQTLLPGQAAESSGAAAPVALQVQPLDAVRWAMYYPQVTRPSEAALAALPPAAGAAARHAAAGRYHDALAAWPAALVEPLAVERAGWWLGVGRIDEAEALLARGRAAGGGDMAAGLALQSVIHVVRNRPAEGEAAAREAVALDPRAAAPQLALSYALQARRDPAAALAAARQATALEPGHPLAWARQAELELSAGELRAGEQSAARARALAPATPRVTALIGFAQLLRGEDAAARQTLAQAEAEAPGDPLAHVGQGLALLRAGALAEGRRRFEMAVMLAPGDAELRALLGRAYLAERRGRLAGEEFTLARQMDPRDPTPWFYEGMRKQQDNRPVEAAADFERALALNDERAVLRPRTLLDIDRAARTAALASVWHDLGFDAALLSAARGALLDDPQSDTAHRLLAEAYARDPRYETARVSELLQAQLRQSPRAEPVPPQELQPGLPVLYGPRALALQDTGAWFDEQPGGLRLGLMAGNRDQFGRALLAWRNTAIGQFSLGHFHYQTQGFRSRADVRLDFNSLLWQHELTPQLRVQAEWRRTTGDVGDTTHPLLPAIFEHRRDLTTQAVRLGLRYAPDVHSEWLASFIRGRRTGALQDVYNTPPFTFDDELRRDSRLAELLHSGHHGALQWTLGGSRYRDDRTITSRIVLRPPLCPAPLCSTPARRTEEPPVRHDLLFAYGSWSLASPTTLLWGLSHDRYEDGDIRQHRTHPKLGVVLQGPAGLRVRAALFGSVKGARAKEQTLEPTQFAGFNQLFDDPDGTRSRRVGLGLDQPLGTASRWGAEAVHGQLSVPVQPASNGRCGPAGCNQRWSSDLYRLHFETRWGARWAASVALERNAQSLSTRAAVLDRPLAARTWQLPMRLAYFLPGGLTAFGEVRGVQQRIEAHPSASSSIETPSERFWLVDLGLRWRLPSRSATATLEVANLFNRQFKFQGMDVITLGEPRAQVPPFQPGRTIAGRLEVRF, from the coding sequence ATGGTCAGACACGTCGTCACTGTCATCACGGCCTGGGCCGGTGGCTCAGGGGTCCTGGGCCGGTTCGGCCGCATCGCCGTGCTGGCACTGGCCGGCCCGGCCGGCGCAGCCCTGGCATGCGAGCCACCCGGCGGCCGCCTGACCTCGGTGGAAGGGGTGGTCGAGATCCGCCCCGCCCAGACCGACCGCTGGCGCCCCGCCACGCTGAACGAGCGGCTCTGCCCCGGTGACACGGTGGCCGTGCGCGCTCGCAGCCGGGCCGCCATCGTGCTGGCCAACGATGTGCTGCTGAGGCTGGACCAGCACTCGGTGCTGACGCTCACCGCAGTGGCCGCCGACCAGCCCTCGGAGCTGGGCCTGCTGCGCGGCGCGCTGCATGTGCTGACGCGCTTCGCCAAGCGCTTCGGCGTGGCCACGCCCTATCTCAATGCCATGGTCGAGGGCACCGAGTTCACGGTGGCGGTCGACAACGGCACGGCCCGCGTCAGCGTGGCCGAAGGACGGGTGCAGGCCCACAATGCGGCCGGCCGCCAGACCCTGCTGCCCGGCCAGGCAGCCGAGTCGAGCGGCGCCGCGGCCCCGGTGGCCCTGCAGGTGCAGCCGCTCGACGCCGTGCGGTGGGCGATGTACTACCCGCAGGTCACCCGCCCCAGCGAGGCGGCCCTGGCTGCACTGCCGCCCGCGGCCGGCGCTGCCGCACGGCACGCCGCCGCGGGCCGCTACCACGACGCACTGGCCGCCTGGCCGGCCGCGTTGGTGGAGCCGCTCGCGGTGGAGCGGGCCGGCTGGTGGCTGGGTGTCGGCCGCATCGACGAAGCCGAGGCGCTGCTGGCACGAGGCCGTGCCGCCGGAGGTGGCGACATGGCGGCCGGGCTCGCCCTGCAGTCGGTCATCCATGTCGTGCGCAACCGGCCTGCCGAGGGCGAAGCGGCGGCCCGCGAAGCGGTCGCGCTCGATCCCCGTGCCGCCGCGCCGCAGCTGGCCCTGAGCTATGCCTTGCAGGCCCGGCGCGATCCGGCGGCCGCGCTCGCGGCGGCACGCCAGGCCACGGCCCTGGAGCCTGGCCATCCCCTGGCCTGGGCCCGGCAGGCCGAGCTGGAGCTCTCCGCCGGCGAGCTGCGCGCCGGTGAGCAGAGCGCGGCCCGCGCCCGCGCGCTGGCCCCCGCCACACCGCGGGTCACCGCGCTGATCGGCTTTGCCCAGCTGCTGCGTGGCGAAGACGCAGCGGCTCGGCAGACCCTGGCCCAGGCGGAGGCCGAAGCGCCCGGCGACCCGCTGGCTCATGTCGGTCAGGGCCTGGCGCTGTTGCGCGCCGGCGCACTGGCCGAAGGCCGCCGCCGGTTCGAGATGGCGGTGATGCTGGCGCCCGGCGATGCCGAACTGCGCGCGCTGCTCGGCCGGGCCTATCTCGCCGAACGCCGCGGCCGGCTGGCCGGCGAGGAGTTCACGCTGGCCCGCCAGATGGACCCGCGCGACCCGACGCCCTGGTTCTACGAAGGCATGCGCAAGCAGCAGGACAACCGTCCGGTGGAGGCCGCCGCCGATTTCGAGCGCGCCCTGGCGCTCAATGACGAGCGCGCCGTGCTGCGGCCGCGCACCCTGCTGGACATCGACCGCGCCGCGCGCACCGCGGCACTGGCCAGTGTCTGGCACGATCTGGGCTTCGACGCTGCGCTGCTCTCGGCGGCCCGCGGCGCGCTGCTCGACGACCCCCAGAGCGACACCGCGCACCGCCTGCTCGCCGAGGCCTATGCGCGCGACCCTCGGTATGAGACCGCGCGCGTCAGCGAGCTGCTGCAGGCCCAGCTGCGGCAGTCGCCACGCGCCGAGCCGGTGCCGCCGCAGGAGCTGCAGCCCGGCCTGCCGGTGCTCTACGGGCCGCGTGCCCTTGCGCTGCAGGACACCGGTGCCTGGTTCGACGAGCAGCCCGGCGGCCTGCGCCTGGGCCTGATGGCCGGCAACCGCGACCAGTTCGGCCGGGCCCTGCTCGCCTGGCGCAACACCGCCATTGGCCAGTTCTCGCTGGGCCACTTCCATTACCAGACGCAGGGCTTCCGCTCACGGGCCGATGTGCGGCTGGACTTCAACAGCCTGCTCTGGCAGCACGAGCTGACGCCGCAGCTGCGGGTGCAGGCCGAATGGCGCCGTACCACCGGCGACGTCGGCGACACCACCCACCCGCTGCTGCCTGCCATCTTCGAGCACCGGCGCGACCTCACCACCCAGGCGGTGCGGCTGGGGCTGCGCTACGCGCCCGACGTGCACAGCGAATGGCTGGCGTCCTTCATCCGCGGCCGCCGCACCGGCGCGCTGCAGGATGTCTACAACACTCCCCCCTTCACCTTCGACGACGAGCTGCGCCGCGACAGCCGCCTGGCCGAGCTGCTGCATTCCGGCCACCATGGCGCGCTGCAATGGACGCTGGGCGGCTCGCGCTATCGCGATGACCGCACCATCACCAGCCGTATCGTGCTGCGCCCGCCGTTGTGCCCGGCGCCGCTCTGCAGCACGCCAGCGCGACGCACCGAGGAGCCGCCGGTGCGGCACGACCTGCTGTTTGCCTACGGCAGCTGGAGCCTGGCGTCGCCCACCACCCTGCTGTGGGGGCTGAGCCACGACCGCTACGAAGATGGCGACATCCGGCAGCACCGCACCCATCCCAAGCTGGGGGTGGTGCTGCAAGGGCCGGCGGGCCTGCGCGTGCGGGCGGCGCTGTTTGGCAGCGTCAAGGGCGCGCGAGCCAAGGAACAGACGCTGGAGCCGACCCAGTTCGCCGGCTTCAACCAGCTGTTCGACGACCCCGACGGCACCCGCTCGCGGCGGGTCGGCCTCGGGCTGGACCAACCGTTGGGTACCGCCTCGCGCTGGGGCGCGGAGGCGGTACACGGGCAGCTGTCGGTGCCGGTGCAGCCGGCCAGCAACGGCCGTTGCGGCCCGGCCGGCTGCAACCAGCGCTGGAGCTCCGACCTCTACCGCCTGCACTTCGAAACGCGCTGGGGCGCCCGCTGGGCGGCATCGGTCGCCCTCGAGCGCAACGCGCAAAGCCTGTCCACGCGCGCGGCGGTGCTCGACCGTCCGCTGGCTGCGCGCACCTGGCAGCTGCCAATGCGGCTGGCCTATTTCCTGCCAGGCGGCCTCACCGCCTTCGGCGAGGTGCGCGGCGTGCAGCAGCGCATCGAAGCCCACCCCTCTGCTTCCTCCTCCATCGAGACCCCCTCCGAGCGCTTCTGGCTGGTCGACCTCGGCCTGCGCTGGCGCCTGCCGTCGCGGTCGGCCACCGCCACCCTGGAAGTGGCCAACCTGTTCAACCGGCAGTTCAAGTTTCAGGGCATGGACGTGATCACCTTGGGCGAGCCCAGGGCGCAAGTGCCCCCGTTCCAACCCGGCCGCACGATCGCTGGCCGGCTGGAGGTGCGCTTCTAG
- a CDS encoding Crp/Fnr family transcriptional regulator, with product MDPSSGPREHPQLRAVPLFSQLPLHALDELDRHTRRRSYAKGAILVNEGDAGNELFIVCSGSLKVYLNDDQGREVILSVLGHGDHFGELALLDGAPRSASVEALERSDLLVINKPTFEAVLHGNPACMDVVVRELVGRVRELSENVRALALVDVFGRIARLLLSLAREDGDTQVVHPRPTQQDIASRIGASREMVSRVLKELVVGGYLSIEADRMVIHRKFPSRW from the coding sequence ATGGATCCTTCCTCCGGTCCACGCGAACACCCGCAGCTGAGGGCAGTGCCGCTGTTCTCGCAGCTGCCGCTGCACGCCCTCGACGAGCTCGACCGCCACACCCGCCGGCGCAGCTACGCCAAGGGCGCCATCCTGGTCAACGAGGGCGACGCAGGCAATGAGCTGTTCATCGTCTGCTCCGGCTCGCTGAAGGTGTACCTCAACGACGACCAGGGGCGCGAGGTGATTCTGTCGGTACTCGGCCACGGCGACCACTTCGGCGAGCTGGCGCTGCTGGACGGCGCGCCGCGCTCGGCCAGCGTGGAGGCGCTGGAGCGCAGCGACCTGCTGGTCATCAACAAGCCCACCTTCGAGGCCGTGCTGCACGGCAACCCGGCCTGCATGGACGTGGTGGTGCGCGAACTGGTGGGCCGGGTGCGCGAGCTGTCCGAGAACGTGCGCGCGCTGGCGCTGGTGGACGTGTTCGGCCGCATCGCGCGGCTGCTGCTGTCGCTGGCCCGGGAGGACGGTGACACGCAGGTGGTGCATCCGCGGCCGACGCAGCAGGACATCGCCAGCCGCATCGGTGCTTCGCGCGAGATGGTGAGCCGGGTGCTGAAGGAGCTGGTGGTCGGCGGCTACCTGAGCATCGAGGCCGACCGCATGGTGATTCATCGCAAGTTTCCGAGCCGGTGGTGA
- a CDS encoding CHASE2 domain-containing protein, with protein sequence MRQSVLVAGFASIGAALALSPLQSLEPGLGLAALYAMRGAREAPPRVTVVALNTEAAEALGTAPRPDRWPRRWHAELIEGLHRHGAAVVAFDLLFDRPRDEADDQRLSTAMREAGNVVLVEYLRRDVVRAGATQAVIDRSMPALPLFTNATLATAPFVLPKTPQGVSNYLAFAPEQDDRPTLPLVLAAALDPMPLTALSATLGVPAEAGDPARWLAQLRRAARSRPPQEGRPAAAQRPAASRAVAAWQRVLSEVDTRVWLNLYGPPGHIDTVPYDRALTWLRTSSPEAARFRGRAVLVGLSEFKQTEQRDGYPTAWSTDDGLDVSGVELAATAVANWMDGSALRPLPPAARAALVAAFAAAVFGAWLLSSPARAALLSLAVAGLHAAAACMLFARAGLWLPMALPILVVLPAAALSGLLLRFAEVERQRRRLHAALDRYGPREAVARLARELDARSEDVYVVCMSSDIEDYTRRVEAREPVDARLWVNAYFQKVFPIVREHGGHVVDHAGDSTVCIWLSGGSPAAACQAAVDAARALHRALNPNAVGAPFDADAWPTRIGLHFGPVALGEVGDPEHAEPRVVGDIVNTASRIQSANKLLGTRVLVSDVVAAHLPGPDVRPLGRFLLVGKQRPVGLGDPMPPTPRVSSLYAQALAARAAGQLELARASLRALLECCPEDGPARFLMDRLDSEEPIVLNAK encoded by the coding sequence TTGCGCCAATCCGTACTCGTCGCGGGCTTTGCCTCGATCGGCGCGGCGCTCGCGCTGAGTCCGCTGCAGTCGCTGGAGCCCGGCCTGGGGCTCGCCGCCTTGTATGCGATGCGGGGCGCGCGCGAGGCACCGCCGCGGGTGACCGTCGTCGCGCTCAACACCGAAGCCGCCGAGGCGCTCGGCACCGCGCCGCGGCCCGACCGCTGGCCGCGCCGCTGGCATGCCGAGCTGATCGAGGGCCTGCACCGCCACGGTGCGGCGGTGGTGGCCTTCGACCTGCTCTTCGACCGCCCGCGCGATGAAGCCGACGACCAGCGCCTGAGCACCGCGATGCGCGAGGCCGGCAATGTCGTGCTGGTCGAGTACCTGCGCCGCGACGTGGTGCGCGCCGGCGCCACGCAGGCGGTGATCGACCGCAGCATGCCGGCGCTGCCCCTGTTCACCAACGCCACGCTGGCCACCGCGCCCTTCGTGTTGCCCAAGACGCCGCAAGGCGTTTCCAACTACCTGGCCTTCGCTCCCGAGCAGGACGATCGCCCCACCCTGCCGCTGGTGCTGGCCGCGGCGCTCGACCCGATGCCGCTGACGGCGCTGTCGGCCACCCTCGGCGTGCCCGCCGAGGCCGGCGACCCGGCCCGCTGGCTGGCGCAACTGCGCCGCGCGGCACGCAGCCGCCCGCCGCAGGAGGGCCGCCCCGCGGCAGCGCAGCGGCCGGCGGCGTCGCGCGCGGTGGCGGCCTGGCAGCGCGTGCTGAGCGAGGTCGACACCCGGGTCTGGCTCAACCTCTACGGCCCGCCGGGCCACATCGACACGGTGCCCTACGACCGGGCGCTCACCTGGCTGCGCACCTCCTCGCCGGAGGCGGCGCGCTTCCGCGGCCGCGCGGTGCTGGTGGGCTTGTCCGAGTTCAAGCAGACCGAGCAGCGCGACGGCTACCCCACCGCCTGGAGCACCGACGACGGCCTCGACGTGAGCGGCGTCGAGCTGGCTGCCACTGCCGTCGCCAACTGGATGGACGGCTCCGCGCTGCGGCCGCTGCCCCCGGCGGCCCGGGCCGCACTGGTGGCCGCCTTCGCTGCCGCGGTGTTCGGTGCCTGGCTGCTGTCGTCGCCGGCGCGCGCGGCGCTGCTGAGCCTGGCGGTGGCCGGGCTGCATGCCGCAGCCGCCTGCATGCTGTTCGCGCGCGCCGGCCTGTGGCTGCCGATGGCGCTGCCCATCTTGGTGGTGCTGCCGGCCGCCGCCCTGAGCGGGCTGTTGCTGCGCTTTGCCGAGGTCGAGCGCCAGCGCCGCCGGCTGCATGCGGCGCTCGACCGCTATGGCCCGCGCGAGGCGGTGGCCCGGCTTGCGCGCGAGCTTGACGCCCGATCGGAGGACGTCTATGTCGTCTGCATGAGCAGCGACATCGAGGACTACACCCGCCGCGTCGAGGCTCGTGAACCAGTTGATGCACGTCTTTGGGTAAATGCTTATTTTCAAAAAGTATTCCCCATCGTTCGAGAACACGGCGGCCATGTGGTGGACCATGCCGGCGACTCCACCGTCTGCATCTGGCTGTCCGGCGGTTCGCCGGCTGCGGCCTGCCAGGCAGCGGTGGACGCGGCCCGCGCGCTGCACCGTGCGCTCAATCCCAATGCCGTTGGCGCGCCCTTCGATGCCGATGCCTGGCCCACCCGCATCGGCCTGCACTTCGGCCCCGTCGCCCTGGGCGAGGTGGGCGACCCGGAGCATGCGGAGCCCCGGGTGGTCGGCGACATCGTGAACACCGCCAGCCGCATCCAGTCGGCCAACAAGCTGCTGGGCACCCGGGTGCTGGTGTCCGACGTCGTTGCCGCCCACCTGCCGGGGCCCGATGTGCGGCCGCTCGGGCGGTTCCTGCTCGTCGGCAAGCAGCGTCCGGTGGGCCTGGGCGATCCAATGCCTCCCACGCCCCGGGTGTCGTCGCTCTACGCCCAGGCGCTTGCCGCGCGCGCGGCCGGGCAGCTGGAGCTGGCCCGTGCCTCCTTGCGTGCCCTGCTCGAGTGCTGCCCGGAGGATGGGCCGGCGCGGTTTCTGATGGATCGGCTCGACAGCGAAGAGCCGATCGTGCTCAATGCCAAGTAG
- the sigJ gene encoding RNA polymerase sigma factor SigJ — protein sequence MPTELSTEAMTALASTVPPAAPRPQADLQFEPHYRYLRALAYRMLGSRAEAEDTVQDAWLRWQAADRSEVVNVRAFLTQVTTHLCLDRLQSARHRREQYVGAWLPEPLVNEAHDFHPGADVTSEYAQDVSNAFLLALERLSPLERAAFLLHDVFDLEFDEVAQRLDRSAAACRQLASRARQHLRAGYARCEVAAEQRQRLLGAFAEALARGDVEALASTLAEDAKFVSDGGGVVTAVPRPLIGAARIAKALTGFARQADRERQRVMLAEVNGLPGWLVYDAVDGSPIQTLSIQPDGQGRIAAVYVVRNPQKLQHLRRPPG from the coding sequence ATGCCCACTGAGCTCTCCACCGAAGCGATGACCGCCCTTGCCTCCACCGTGCCGCCCGCAGCCCCCCGGCCGCAGGCCGACCTGCAGTTCGAACCGCATTACCGCTACCTGCGCGCGCTGGCCTACCGCATGCTCGGCTCACGCGCCGAGGCCGAGGACACGGTGCAGGACGCCTGGCTGCGCTGGCAGGCCGCCGATCGCTCCGAGGTGGTGAATGTGCGCGCCTTCCTCACGCAGGTCACCACCCACCTGTGCCTGGACCGGCTGCAGAGCGCCCGCCACCGCCGCGAGCAGTACGTCGGCGCCTGGCTGCCCGAGCCGCTGGTGAACGAGGCCCACGACTTCCACCCCGGTGCCGATGTGACCAGCGAGTACGCCCAGGACGTGTCCAATGCCTTCCTCCTTGCGCTGGAGCGCCTGAGCCCGCTGGAGCGCGCGGCCTTCCTGCTGCACGACGTGTTCGACCTCGAGTTCGACGAAGTGGCCCAGCGCCTCGACCGTTCGGCCGCCGCCTGCCGGCAGCTGGCCAGCCGGGCCCGCCAGCACCTGCGTGCCGGCTATGCGCGTTGCGAGGTCGCGGCCGAGCAGCGGCAGCGCCTGCTGGGCGCCTTCGCCGAGGCACTGGCCCGCGGCGACGTCGAGGCGCTGGCCAGCACACTGGCCGAGGATGCGAAGTTCGTCTCCGACGGCGGCGGCGTGGTGACCGCCGTGCCACGCCCCCTGATCGGCGCCGCCCGCATTGCCAAGGCGCTCACCGGCTTCGCGCGGCAGGCCGACCGCGAGCGCCAGCGGGTGATGCTGGCCGAGGTGAATGGCCTGCCCGGCTGGCTGGTGTACGACGCCGTCGACGGCTCGCCGATCCAGACCCTGTCGATCCAGCCCGACGGGCAGGGCCGCATTGCCGCGGTGTACGTGGTGCGCAATCCGCAGAAGCTGCAGCACCTGCGGCGCCCGCCCGGCTGA
- a CDS encoding NF038120 family PEP-CTERM protein: protein MSKKFTGPSLLALLALCSLACMPAHATVVDFEALPPDLYFDGSGFQQDGFRFSVEGGFGTLDTAASCFITVCPSGNDTQFYSALNDSQLSLSRTDGAAFRLQGFDAAFVAPLNFGSGSPAGQIVLHALTASGGHLFSSWDFGVSGSDGSFSFTRFSGADFASFSAITSIDFSACVYTAGGACQNPGGNLAQFALDNIALAPAVPEPASVALLALGLGALARRSRRGAQPAAASV from the coding sequence ATGTCGAAGAAGTTCACAGGCCCTTCCCTGCTGGCTTTGCTGGCCTTGTGCTCGCTGGCCTGCATGCCAGCCCACGCCACCGTGGTTGATTTCGAGGCCTTGCCGCCCGACCTGTATTTCGATGGCAGCGGCTTCCAGCAGGACGGCTTCCGCTTTTCGGTGGAGGGCGGCTTCGGCACCCTCGACACGGCGGCGTCCTGTTTCATCACCGTCTGTCCCAGCGGCAACGACACGCAGTTCTATTCGGCCCTCAATGACAGCCAGCTGTCGCTCAGCCGCACCGACGGTGCCGCCTTCCGCCTGCAGGGCTTCGATGCGGCCTTTGTCGCGCCGCTGAACTTCGGCAGCGGCAGCCCGGCCGGCCAGATCGTGCTGCATGCGCTCACCGCCTCGGGTGGCCACCTGTTCTCGTCCTGGGACTTCGGCGTGAGCGGCAGCGACGGCAGCTTCAGCTTCACCCGCTTCTCGGGCGCCGACTTCGCGTCCTTCAGCGCCATCACCTCGATCGATTTCAGCGCCTGCGTCTACACCGCGGGCGGTGCCTGCCAGAACCCGGGCGGCAACCTGGCGCAATTCGCCCTCGACAACATCGCGCTGGCCCCGGCGGTGCCCGAGCCGGCCAGCGTGGCCCTGCTGGCACTGGGCCTGGGCGCGCTGGCACGTCGCAGCCGCCGCGGCGCGCAGCCGGCTGCGGCCTCCGTCTGA